Proteins encoded together in one Acanthochromis polyacanthus isolate Apoly-LR-REF ecotype Palm Island chromosome 12, KAUST_Apoly_ChrSc, whole genome shotgun sequence window:
- the pou2f2a gene encoding POU domain, class 2, transcription factor 2 isoform X5, with amino-acid sequence MFVPLPVPFVFQRTAPDLNAWRLKSPLALRSNSDIRMSKAVEVEKVGADSPLEGTDSERNGPESNHQAQSMKLSSFPLSPNLSSSKNKMEECAEMSPALPPSHGPTPSQTALQHTQLMLTGSQLAGLTALLPAQQQLLLQQAQAQLLAAAVQQSNAAHAAHAAHAAAQANQQAQAAAAANQQAQQQQQQQQQQAGQTGQQAQPQSQGQGQSTQEQTVQSVPVPPPPPQLTLSQPIQLTAQDIQQLLQLQQLVLVPGHPLPSPAPFLLPQAQQGQQGLLSTPNLIPLPQQNQGSLLSAQTRMGLQAQPSSLQRDKCLDVSVGGGVTTVPSVTSHPEEPSDLEELEQFARTFKQRRIKLGFTQGDVGLAMGKLYGNDFSQTTISRFEALNLSFKNMCKLKPLLEKWLNDAETMSIDSTLPSPSSLSSPSLGFEGLPGRRRKKRTSIETNVRVALERAFLTNQKPTSEEILLIAEQLNMEKEVIRVWFCNRRQKEKRINPTSATPPLPSQPPTAPSTHKPPCYSPHMMSSQLSQAVTSLSSTTVTTMSSVCPLTSSLTSTHPSLSSAHPSLSSAPSPATPPPPPRSTASPATPSHSTLNLNTGLWRMGKKNGDVSNYITDFAANLSPSSQWWPAASFHS; translated from the exons ATATCAGAATGTCAAAGGCAGTAGAGGTTGAGAAAGTCGGGGCTGACTCACCACTGGAGGGCACAG ATTCAGAACGGAATGGACCTGAATCAAATCACCAG GCTCAGTCAATGAAGCTCAGCTCCTTTCCTCTGTCACCGAACCTGAGCAGCAGCAAA AACAAGATGGAGGAATGTGCTGAAATGTCCCCAGCCCTTCCTCCCTCTCACGGCCCGACTCCTTCACAGACAGCCCTGCAACACACACAGCTCATGCTGACCGGCTCCCAGCTAGCAGGG TTGACAGCTCTGTTGCCAGCCCAGCAGCAGTTGTTGCTGCAGCAGGCTCAGGCTCAACTCCTGGCTGCAGCTGTCCAGCAGTCCAATGCAGCCCATGCAGCTCATGCCGCCCACGCAGCCGCCCAAGCCAATCAGCAAGCTcaggcagctgcagcagcaaatcAGCAAgcccagcagcaacagcagcagcagcagcagcaagcgGGACAAACGGGGCAGCAGGCTCAGCCACAGTCCCAGGGACAGGGACAGagcacacaggagcagacagtCCAAAGTGTCCCTGTCCCACCTCCTCCACCCCAGCTTACCCTTTCCCAGCCCATTCAGCTTACCGCCCAG GACattcagcagctgcttcagcttCAGCAGTTAGTGCTGGTGCCCGGTCACCCACTCCCATCTCCTGCCCCGTTCCTCCTCCCACAGGCACAGCAGGGCCAGCAAG GACTCCTATCAACACCAAATCTTATTCCGCTACCTCAGCAAAACCAAGGGAGCCTGCTCTCTGCTCAAACTAGAATGGGACTCCAAGCACAG CCATCCTCCCTACAGCGAGACAAGTGTCTGGATGTGAGCGTGGGTGGAGGCGTGACCACGGTACCCTCAGTGACCTCTCACCCAGAGGAGCCCAGTGACCTGGAAGAACTGGAACAGTTTGCCCGCACTTTCAAACAGAGACGCATCAAACTGGGCTTCACACAG GGAGATGTGGGCTTGGCCATGGGGAAGCTATACGGCAACGACTTCAGTCAGACCACCATCTCCCGCTTTGAAGCTCTCAACCTAAGCTTTAAGAACATGTGCAAGCTGAAGCCACTGCTGGAGAAATGGCTCAATGATGCAG AAACCATGTCCATAGACAGCACCCTGCCCAGTCCCAGCTCCCtgtcctctccctctctggGCTTTGAGGGGCTTCCTGGTCGCCGCAGAAAGAAGAGAACCAGCATCGAGACGAATGTACGAGTGGCCCTGGAGCGCGCATTTCTGACG AACCAGAAGCCTACCTCAGAAGAGATCCTGCTGATTGCCGAGCAGCTCAACATGGAGAAGGAGGTGATCCGGGTCTGGTTCTGTAACCGCCGGCAGAAAGAGAAGCGCATCAATCCCACGAGTGCCACCCCTCCTCTGCCCAGCCAGCCCCCCACTGCCCCGTCAACGCACAAACCGCCCTGCTACAGCCCTCACATG ATGTCCAGCCAGCTGTCGCAGGCTGTGACCAGTCTAAGCAGCACAACGGTGACTACCATGTCCTCCGTCTGCCCTCTGACTTCCAGCCTCACCTCCACCCACCCCTCCCTCAGCTCAGCCCACCCCTCTCTCAGCTCTGCACCCTCTCCAGCgactcctccacctcctccccgCAGCACAGCCAGCCCAGCCACTCCCAGCCACAGCACACTCAACCTTAACACAGG CTTATGGCGTATGGGTAAAAAGAACGGTGACGTGTCAAACTACATCACCGATTTTGCTGCAAACTTGAG